The uncultured Roseibium sp. genome contains a region encoding:
- a CDS encoding ROK family transcriptional regulator, translating to MNKRSQNGRGSNSAQLRQYNERIVLLMLRRAGSASKADLARATKLTNAAVGGIIQTLADDGLITESGKRHDGGRGQPATLLKLAPRGAFGFGVRIDRTNLEVVLLDFEGKVIGRRGHDMILPQPAKALEIIRDDLQNLASLLSDEEQDRIAGIGIAQPFNLGAWLHELGLPPASFRAWDDFDITKALRDATDLPVFRENDGTAAAVAELFYGHGRDHDNFLYLFLGPAIGGGLILSGDVVRGVTGNAGDVAMMPVPPSRLSTAPEPKKQWDLLLTRASLVSLARHLSPENFASLSRLDLQDAVERDDPAVTEWMADCIDALSPSLGAAYALLDMPLVIIDSDLDGAFAERLTKGLAAALTEAAPEARNTPDLLFGNFHQDAGAIGAASLPMFFNFSPRAAILTGNRPGGSAGAAIREENGVAV from the coding sequence TTGAACAAGCGCAGTCAAAACGGGCGCGGATCGAACTCCGCGCAGCTGCGCCAGTACAACGAGCGCATCGTTCTGCTGATGCTTCGTCGCGCCGGCAGCGCGTCCAAAGCCGATCTTGCCCGTGCCACGAAACTGACCAATGCGGCGGTCGGCGGCATTATCCAGACCCTGGCCGATGACGGACTGATCACCGAAAGCGGCAAGCGCCATGACGGCGGCCGCGGTCAGCCGGCAACCCTTCTGAAACTCGCTCCGCGCGGCGCCTTCGGCTTCGGCGTACGGATCGACCGCACCAATCTGGAAGTCGTCCTGCTCGATTTCGAGGGCAAGGTCATCGGCCGTCGCGGCCACGACATGATCCTGCCACAGCCCGCCAAGGCCCTGGAAATCATCCGCGATGACCTGCAAAACCTGGCATCCCTGCTGAGTGACGAAGAACAGGACCGCATTGCCGGGATCGGGATCGCCCAGCCCTTCAACCTGGGCGCCTGGCTCCACGAACTGGGCCTGCCGCCGGCCAGTTTTCGCGCGTGGGACGACTTCGACATCACCAAAGCCTTGCGGGACGCCACGGACCTGCCGGTGTTCCGTGAGAACGACGGCACGGCGGCGGCCGTCGCGGAACTCTTTTACGGCCATGGCCGCGACCACGACAACTTCCTCTACCTCTTTCTCGGTCCGGCAATCGGCGGCGGCCTGATCCTGTCCGGCGACGTCGTGCGCGGCGTCACCGGCAATGCGGGCGATGTGGCCATGATGCCGGTGCCGCCGAGCCGGCTGTCGACGGCGCCGGAGCCGAAGAAGCAATGGGATCTGCTTCTGACCCGCGCCTCGCTGGTTTCGCTTGCACGTCACCTGTCGCCGGAGAATTTTGCGTCGCTCAGCCGCCTCGACCTTCAGGACGCAGTCGAGCGCGACGACCCGGCGGTCACCGAGTGGATGGCTGACTGCATCGACGCGCTCTCCCCGTCGCTCGGCGCCGCCTATGCCCTGCTCGACATGCCGCTCGTCATCATCGACAGCGATCTCGACGGCGCATTCGCCGAGCGGTTGACGAAAGGGCTGGCCGCGGCACTGACGGAAGCCGCTCCCGAAGCCCGCAACACACCCGATCTGCTGTTCGGCAACTTCCATCAGGATGCGGGCGCGATCGGCGCCGCGAGTCTGCCGATGTTTTTCAACTTTTCGCCGCGCGCGGCGATTTTGACCGGAAACCGGCCTGGGGGATCCGCCGGGGCCGCGATCCGTGAGGAAAACGGCGTAGCGGTTTAA
- the ade gene encoding adenine deaminase — MAAGTEHSIDFLARAIAAGSGEEPADLVIKNARIFSVLDGSLIESDIAVVGDRIVGTLGSYEAARTVDAEGRVVVPGFIDTHLHVESSLVTPFEFDRCVLPHGVTTAICDPHEIANVLGSEGIRYFLDSSLETVMDLRVNLSSCVPATAFETSGACLEIEDLLPFKDHPKVIGLAEFMNFPGVLARDPKVLAKLAAFQDGHIDGHAPLLSGLALNGYLAAGIRTDHEATTAEEALEKLSKGMHILIREGSVSKDLEALYPILQPDVSAFIALCTDDRNPLDIAEEGHLDSMIRRLIAKGIRPLDAYRAASWSAANAFGLKDRGLIAPGRRADLVLLDDFEDCRVASVVSGGRPVTDELYDQRTIIPPVGLMSVRADKVQAASFEIKAANREGDVIGVVPGRIITEHLKHVLPVENGQAQIDLDADVLKVAVVERHKRTGNIGKGFVKGFGMTAGAIASSVGHDSHNICVVGASEAAMAHAVNRVIELHGGFVVADDDGVRAELALPLAGLMSLEPFETVRHALEDLRQAAKDLGCTLPEPFLQVAFLPLPVIPHLKITDFGMFDVDRFELID; from the coding sequence ATGGCTGCCGGTACGGAGCACTCAATCGACTTTCTGGCACGGGCGATTGCCGCGGGATCGGGCGAAGAACCTGCCGATCTCGTCATCAAGAATGCCCGGATCTTCAGCGTCCTGGACGGCTCGCTCATCGAGAGCGATATCGCTGTTGTCGGCGACCGCATCGTCGGGACCCTTGGCTCTTACGAGGCAGCCCGAACGGTCGATGCGGAGGGGCGTGTCGTCGTGCCGGGGTTCATCGATACCCATCTGCACGTGGAATCTTCCCTGGTCACGCCGTTCGAGTTCGACCGGTGCGTTCTGCCTCACGGAGTGACCACGGCGATCTGCGATCCGCACGAGATCGCCAATGTGCTCGGCAGCGAAGGCATCCGCTATTTTCTGGACAGCTCCCTGGAAACGGTGATGGATCTCAGGGTCAACCTGTCCTCCTGCGTCCCCGCAACCGCTTTCGAGACCTCCGGGGCCTGCCTGGAAATCGAGGACTTGCTGCCCTTCAAGGATCATCCCAAGGTGATCGGTCTTGCGGAATTTATGAATTTCCCCGGCGTTCTGGCACGCGACCCGAAGGTTCTGGCAAAGCTCGCCGCCTTTCAGGACGGTCATATCGACGGCCACGCGCCGCTTCTTTCAGGGCTTGCGCTCAACGGTTATCTGGCGGCCGGCATTCGTACCGACCACGAAGCGACGACGGCCGAAGAGGCTTTGGAAAAGCTTTCCAAGGGCATGCATATCCTGATCCGCGAAGGCTCCGTCTCCAAGGATTTGGAAGCGCTTTATCCGATCCTGCAGCCGGATGTGTCCGCTTTCATCGCGCTTTGCACCGACGACCGCAATCCGCTCGATATTGCCGAGGAAGGCCATCTCGACAGCATGATCCGGCGGCTCATCGCCAAGGGCATTCGGCCGCTCGATGCCTACCGGGCGGCGAGCTGGTCGGCGGCCAATGCGTTCGGGCTGAAGGACCGCGGTCTGATTGCTCCGGGTCGGCGCGCCGACCTGGTATTGCTTGACGATTTCGAGGATTGCCGGGTGGCGTCGGTCGTCAGCGGCGGTCGGCCGGTGACCGATGAACTCTACGATCAGCGGACGATCATTCCCCCGGTCGGGCTGATGAGCGTCAGGGCCGACAAGGTGCAGGCGGCCTCTTTCGAGATCAAGGCGGCAAACCGCGAGGGCGACGTCATCGGCGTGGTGCCCGGGCGGATCATCACCGAACATCTCAAGCACGTGCTGCCGGTCGAAAACGGACAGGCGCAGATCGATCTCGATGCGGATGTGCTGAAGGTCGCGGTCGTCGAGCGGCATAAGAGGACCGGCAATATCGGCAAGGGTTTCGTCAAGGGATTCGGCATGACGGCGGGCGCGATTGCCTCCTCGGTCGGCCATGACAGTCACAATATCTGCGTGGTCGGTGCGAGCGAAGCGGCGATGGCCCATGCCGTCAACCGGGTCATCGAACTCCACGGCGGTTTCGTCGTTGCCGATGATGACGGCGTTCGCGCCGAACTGGCGCTGCCGCTTGCCGGTCTGATGAGCCTCGAACCGTTCGAGACGGTTCGCCATGCCCTGGAAGACCTGCGCCAGGCGGCGAAGGATCTCGGCTGTACCCTGCCGGAGCCCTTCCTCCAGGTCGCTTTCCTGCCGCTTCCGGTCATCCCCCACCTCAAGATTACCGATTTCGGGATGTTCGACGTGGATCGGTTTGAACTCATCGATTAG
- a CDS encoding AAA family ATPase, translating to MILTLAVSGYRSLRNLVLPLDRITVITGPNGSGKSSLYRAIRLLGEVAQGQAIASLAREGGLQSTLWAGPETISRAMKLGEVPVQGARRQDVVSLKLGFADEDYGYAIDLGLPVADKTSFFNHDPEIKAEVLWAGEALRRSNEIAARSGPSVRVLNQSGHRIPVLQNLASFDSMMTHAADPQNALELLVMRDRMRGWRFYDHLRTDVEAPARMPRIGTRTTALGPDGGDLAAALRTIQEIGDAELLAESVDDAFPGSEIEIQVSDGLFEVLMYQRGLLRPLRTSELSDGTLRYLLLIALLLTPRPPPLLVLNEPETSLHPKLLEPLGRLIGKAAEKTQIILVSHARDLVEPISGLAGCLRYELRKELGETVTDVAEEPAWNWPKR from the coding sequence ATGATCCTGACCCTTGCCGTTTCCGGATACCGGTCGCTGCGCAATCTGGTTTTGCCGCTGGATCGGATCACGGTGATCACGGGCCCGAACGGTAGCGGAAAGTCGAGCCTTTACCGCGCCATCCGCCTTCTGGGCGAGGTGGCCCAGGGACAGGCGATCGCCTCGCTGGCGAGAGAAGGCGGGTTGCAATCGACGCTCTGGGCCGGACCGGAAACCATCTCACGGGCCATGAAGCTTGGAGAGGTGCCCGTTCAAGGCGCGCGCCGCCAGGATGTGGTCAGCCTGAAACTCGGCTTTGCCGACGAGGATTACGGCTATGCGATCGACCTCGGCCTGCCCGTTGCCGACAAGACGTCGTTCTTCAATCATGATCCGGAAATCAAGGCGGAAGTGCTTTGGGCCGGGGAGGCCCTGAGGCGGTCCAACGAGATTGCGGCCCGCTCCGGACCTTCGGTGCGTGTTCTGAACCAGAGCGGGCACCGGATCCCTGTCCTCCAGAACCTGGCAAGCTTCGACAGCATGATGACCCATGCGGCGGATCCGCAGAATGCGCTGGAACTGCTCGTCATGCGCGACCGCATGCGCGGCTGGCGGTTTTACGATCACTTGCGCACCGATGTGGAGGCGCCGGCGCGGATGCCGCGGATCGGTACACGGACGACGGCGCTCGGCCCCGACGGCGGCGATCTTGCGGCCGCCCTGCGCACCATCCAGGAAATCGGCGATGCGGAGCTGCTCGCCGAATCCGTCGACGATGCCTTTCCGGGCTCCGAAATCGAGATCCAGGTGAGCGACGGGCTGTTCGAGGTGCTGATGTATCAGCGCGGTCTGCTCAGGCCGCTACGAACCAGCGAACTTTCGGACGGGACGCTGCGCTATCTGCTCCTGATCGCCCTGCTGCTGACACCGCGCCCGCCGCCGCTTCTGGTGCTCAACGAGCCGGAAACCAGCCTGCATCCGAAACTGCTGGAACCGCTCGGACGCCTGATTGGCAAAGCTGCGGAAAAAACCCAGATCATTCTGGTGTCCCATGCCCGCGACCTGGTTGAACCGATCTCCGGACTGGCCGGTTGCCTGCGTTACGAGTTGCGCAAGGAATTGGGTGAAACGGTTACGGACGTGGCGGAGGAGCCGGCCTGGAACTGGCCGAAGAGATAA